A single genomic interval of Streptomyces sp. 1222.5 harbors:
- a CDS encoding HEAT repeat domain-containing protein, giving the protein MFDPVIAPSGTLLGLLQRGRGDGTLHALTAPRAEALAALNHCVLRDPRHDWQVENRSLYYARLYLDLNGELDAVEAHLFDAEDVLDTEDSRTGLALAVLGHLASYGRRDALELLRRYAAHGSNWAWALDELALRDDDAGLRALAAPVLARFPADPEGDAELAATVRDAFEPRPWRLWAEDPREPIATRVRAAHEAGCFDRWQRQMRPTGPRPGWSVRAVFEWAQQGMERGAALHVPAARCLVAVAGPEDRPEILRAARDGDDGARCTALRYLADSNDPGALDLVEAAVVDGTAPVVEAAVDAFERMQSVAAVDRARRWAQRPDALGAAAGRVLACRGGSQDRELVLGALREAVRGEGPDAPTLWTLVDGAGRLGIACAAPVLRHVYRETASSHLRGRAARALAATDPSFATGFAVECLWDCEETTREVAARHAETGDARVVERLRRLAVDPAEEDEVQTAVRSRFGPDLAAG; this is encoded by the coding sequence CTCGGGCTGCTCCAGCGCGGTCGCGGCGACGGCACGCTGCACGCGCTCACGGCCCCGCGCGCCGAAGCGCTCGCGGCCCTCAACCACTGTGTGCTGCGCGATCCCCGCCACGACTGGCAGGTGGAGAACCGCTCCCTTTACTACGCCCGGCTCTACCTCGACCTGAACGGCGAGCTGGACGCCGTCGAGGCGCACCTGTTCGACGCCGAGGACGTCCTCGACACCGAGGACTCCCGCACCGGCCTGGCACTGGCAGTCCTCGGGCACCTCGCCTCCTACGGCAGGCGGGACGCCCTGGAGCTGCTGCGCAGGTACGCCGCCCACGGCTCCAACTGGGCCTGGGCCCTGGACGAGCTCGCCCTGCGGGACGACGACGCGGGCCTGCGCGCCCTGGCCGCCCCCGTCCTGGCCCGCTTCCCCGCCGATCCCGAGGGCGACGCCGAGCTGGCCGCCACCGTGCGGGACGCCTTCGAACCGCGGCCCTGGCGGTTGTGGGCCGAGGATCCGCGCGAACCGATCGCCACGCGCGTGCGTGCCGCCCACGAGGCCGGCTGTTTCGACCGCTGGCAGCGGCAGATGCGGCCCACCGGGCCGCGCCCCGGCTGGAGCGTGCGCGCCGTCTTCGAATGGGCCCAGCAGGGCATGGAGCGCGGCGCCGCCCTCCATGTCCCGGCCGCCCGCTGCCTGGTCGCCGTGGCCGGCCCCGAGGACCGGCCCGAGATCCTCCGGGCCGCCCGCGACGGCGACGACGGCGCGCGCTGCACCGCACTGCGCTACCTCGCCGACAGTAACGATCCGGGCGCCCTGGACCTCGTCGAGGCCGCCGTCGTCGACGGCACGGCTCCCGTCGTCGAGGCCGCCGTGGACGCCTTCGAGCGGATGCAGAGCGTCGCCGCCGTCGACCGCGCCCGCCGCTGGGCCCAGCGCCCCGACGCCCTCGGCGCCGCCGCCGGACGCGTGCTGGCCTGCCGGGGCGGCAGCCAGGACCGTGAACTCGTCCTCGGGGCCCTGCGCGAGGCCGTACGCGGCGAGGGCCCCGACGCACCCACCCTGTGGACCCTCGTCGACGGCGCCGGACGCCTCGGCATCGCCTGCGCGGCCCCCGTGCTGCGCCACGTCTACCGAGAGACGGCCTCCTCCCATCTCCGCGGCCGCGCCGCCCGCGCCCTGGCCGCCACCGATCCCTCCTTCGCCACCGGATTCGCCGTCGAATGCCTGTGGGACTGCGAGGAGACCACCCGCGAAGTGGCCGCCCGGCACGCCGAGACCGGCGACGCCCGGGTCGTGGAGCGACTGCGCCGCCTGGCCGTGGACCCGGCCGAGGAGGACGAGGTGCAGACGGCGGTGCGCAGCCGCTTCGGCCCGGACCTCGCCGCCGGCTGA